A part of Jiangella alba genomic DNA contains:
- a CDS encoding HAD family hydrolase: MSAGLDAALTGRRAALLDLDGTLVDSEPANQAAYRSYFAARGWDVGPDVLRAFAGRRGAEVFAQLAGPWSGEDAAALVADVVARVDLQAHPPRPVPGAAELIRRLHAAGVAVALVTSAGLEWAERAVGDILGVRDLFAAFVTAETTSAGKPDPAPYLAGAAALGVDPVDAVALEDTVPGLRSALAAGVGLVIGVATGAPPALLLDGGAERVVSGPAELLRS; the protein is encoded by the coding sequence GTGAGCGCCGGGCTCGACGCGGCGCTCACCGGCCGGCGGGCCGCGCTGCTGGACCTCGACGGCACCCTGGTCGACAGCGAGCCGGCCAACCAGGCCGCCTACCGGTCGTACTTCGCCGCCCGCGGCTGGGACGTCGGGCCGGACGTGCTGCGCGCGTTCGCCGGCCGCCGCGGCGCCGAGGTGTTCGCGCAGCTCGCCGGACCGTGGTCGGGCGAGGACGCCGCCGCGTTGGTCGCCGATGTCGTGGCGCGGGTGGACCTCCAGGCGCACCCGCCGCGGCCGGTGCCGGGCGCGGCCGAGCTGATCCGCCGGCTGCACGCGGCCGGCGTCGCCGTCGCGCTGGTGACGTCGGCCGGGCTGGAGTGGGCGGAGCGCGCCGTCGGCGACATCCTCGGCGTCCGCGACCTCTTCGCCGCGTTCGTCACCGCCGAGACGACGTCCGCGGGCAAGCCCGACCCCGCGCCCTACCTCGCCGGCGCCGCCGCCCTCGGCGTCGACCCCGTCGACGCCGTCGCGTTGGAGGACACCGTTCCCGGCCTGCGCTCGGCCCTCGCCGCCGGCGTCGGTCTCGTCATCGGTGTCGCCACCGGCGCCCCGCCCGCCCTCCTCCTCGACGGCGGCGCGGAGCGGGTCGTCTCCGGACCGGCGGAGCTGCTGCGGTCCTGA
- a CDS encoding PTS sugar transporter subunit IIA, with translation MTQLDVLSPVPGRVIELAEVPDPVFAQALVGPGLAVDPDRSGPVTAVAPVPGRLVKLHPHAFVVQTDDGAGVLTHLGIDTVQLGGEGFQLHVAEGDVVAAGAAVVTWDPAAVEASGRSPVVPVIALEATPGQLGELRAAGPAEAGDVLFTWAR, from the coding sequence GTGACGCAGCTCGACGTGCTTTCGCCGGTGCCCGGGCGGGTGATCGAGCTGGCCGAGGTGCCGGACCCGGTCTTCGCCCAGGCACTGGTCGGCCCCGGGCTGGCGGTCGACCCCGACCGGTCCGGCCCCGTGACGGCGGTCGCGCCGGTGCCGGGGCGGCTGGTCAAGCTGCACCCGCACGCGTTCGTCGTCCAGACCGACGACGGCGCGGGCGTGCTCACCCACCTCGGCATCGACACCGTCCAGCTGGGCGGCGAGGGCTTCCAACTGCACGTCGCCGAGGGCGACGTCGTGGCCGCCGGCGCCGCCGTCGTCACCTGGGACCCGGCCGCCGTCGAGGCGAGCGGCCGGTCGCCGGTGGTGCCGGTCATCGCGCTCGAGGCGACCCCCGGCCAGCTCGGCGAGCTGCGGGCCGCGGGCCCGGCCGAGGCGGGCGACGTCCTGTTCACGTGGGCGCGGTGA
- a CDS encoding glucose PTS transporter subunit EIIB, whose protein sequence is MDKAEQILKALGGAGNIVEIEPCATRLRTEVHDAALVDEKALKAAGAFGVISAGQVVQVVVGPEADTIATDIEDLM, encoded by the coding sequence ATGGACAAGGCCGAGCAGATCCTCAAGGCGCTGGGCGGCGCCGGCAACATCGTCGAGATCGAGCCCTGCGCCACGCGGCTGCGCACCGAGGTGCACGACGCCGCGCTGGTGGACGAGAAGGCGCTCAAGGCGGCCGGCGCGTTCGGCGTCATCTCGGCCGGCCAGGTCGTCCAGGTGGTCGTCGGGCCGGAGGCGGACACCATCGCCACCGACATCGAGGATCTGATGTGA
- a CDS encoding SIS domain-containing protein, translated as MAREIAEQPEALARTFESLLPLRAELKALAADRRVVLFVARGSSDNAAIYGRYLLEVHAGVPGGLAAPSVATHYHSDLDLSEALVVSVSQSGETEEIVETQAWAAAHGARTIAVTNDGGSALAGAADLALVTRAGAEKAVPATKSYLTQLAAMVVLADALAAKPGTLDPDLDRVPEEVQRLIERREGVDEAAERLASTPETLVSGRGITFGTALEAALKLEETCLRPVRGLSYADLRHGPIAVVDAEHVALLVSAADGPMVAGMTELAHDLRRRGAAATIGIGGDTGFAGAVDVSVPGPALRELVAPLALVVPAQLTVEALARRLGLDPDAPRGLSKVTQTDPAGS; from the coding sequence ATGGCCCGTGAGATCGCCGAGCAGCCGGAGGCGCTGGCCCGTACCTTCGAGTCGCTGCTGCCGCTGCGTGCGGAGCTGAAGGCGCTGGCCGCGGACCGCCGCGTGGTGCTGTTCGTCGCCCGCGGGTCGTCGGACAACGCCGCGATCTACGGCCGGTACCTGCTCGAGGTGCACGCCGGCGTCCCGGGCGGGCTGGCCGCGCCGAGTGTCGCCACGCACTACCACTCCGACCTCGACCTGTCCGAGGCGCTGGTCGTGTCGGTGTCGCAGTCCGGTGAGACCGAGGAGATCGTCGAGACCCAGGCGTGGGCCGCCGCGCACGGCGCCCGCACCATCGCCGTCACCAACGATGGCGGCAGCGCACTGGCCGGGGCCGCCGACCTCGCGCTGGTGACCCGCGCCGGCGCCGAGAAGGCCGTGCCCGCGACGAAGTCGTACCTCACCCAGCTGGCCGCGATGGTCGTGCTGGCCGACGCGCTCGCCGCGAAGCCGGGCACGCTCGACCCCGACCTCGACCGCGTGCCCGAGGAGGTGCAGCGGCTGATCGAGCGGCGCGAGGGCGTCGACGAGGCGGCCGAGCGGCTCGCGTCCACGCCCGAGACGCTGGTCAGCGGCCGCGGCATCACGTTCGGCACGGCGCTCGAGGCGGCGCTGAAGCTGGAGGAGACCTGCCTGCGGCCGGTGCGCGGGCTGTCCTACGCCGACCTGCGGCACGGCCCGATCGCCGTCGTCGACGCCGAGCACGTCGCGCTGCTGGTGTCGGCGGCCGACGGGCCGATGGTGGCCGGTATGACGGAGCTGGCGCACGACCTGCGCCGCCGCGGCGCCGCCGCCACCATCGGCATCGGCGGCGACACCGGGTTCGCCGGCGCCGTCGACGTCTCCGTTCCGGGTCCGGCGCTGCGCGAGCTGGTGGCGCCGCTGGCGCTCGTCGTGCCGGCCCAGTTGACCGTCGAGGCGCTGGCGCGCAGGCTCGGGCTCGACCCGGACGCGCCCCGGGGGCTCTCGAAGGTCACCCAGACCGACCCGGCCGGCAGCTGA
- a CDS encoding GntR family transcriptional regulator, with protein sequence MRRSTLKYLQVRDYLRSLVISELRPGDPVPSERMLCERFAVSRMTVRQAVDALVVEGVLERVQGRGTFVAPPKVDLQVRLASFTEEMTRRGMTAGVKVLASELVRAEPDIAEALKVAPGEQLVHLHRLRYADDEPMAVEHTWLPADRLPGFLEDGTPDSVYVELDSRGLIPDWGEDTIDAGEADHEEAKLLMIKPGKPVLRISRRAFTGDSAIEYSRSAFRSDRYTLWVPVARPHPAVVPRKRTEEPDAAAPGATT encoded by the coding sequence TTGCGCCGATCGACGCTCAAGTACCTGCAGGTGCGCGACTACCTGCGGAGTCTCGTCATCAGTGAGCTGCGTCCGGGCGACCCCGTCCCGTCGGAGCGCATGCTGTGCGAGCGCTTCGCCGTGTCCCGCATGACGGTGCGCCAGGCCGTCGACGCGCTGGTCGTCGAGGGCGTGCTGGAACGCGTCCAGGGCCGCGGCACGTTCGTCGCGCCACCCAAGGTCGACCTGCAGGTCCGGCTGGCGTCGTTCACCGAGGAGATGACCCGCCGCGGCATGACCGCCGGCGTCAAGGTGCTCGCGTCCGAGCTGGTGCGGGCCGAGCCCGACATCGCCGAGGCGCTCAAGGTCGCGCCCGGCGAGCAGCTGGTCCACCTGCACCGGCTGCGCTACGCCGACGACGAGCCGATGGCCGTCGAGCACACCTGGCTGCCCGCCGACCGGCTGCCCGGCTTCCTCGAGGACGGCACCCCTGACAGCGTGTACGTCGAACTGGACTCCCGCGGGCTGATCCCCGACTGGGGCGAGGACACCATCGACGCCGGCGAGGCCGACCACGAGGAGGCCAAGCTGCTGATGATCAAGCCTGGCAAGCCGGTGCTGCGCATCTCGCGGCGCGCGTTCACCGGCGACTCCGCCATCGAGTACAGCCGGTCCGCGTTCCGGTCCGACCGCTACACCCTGTGGGTGCCGGTCGCCCGGCCGCACCCGGCGGTGGTGCCGCGCAAACGCACCGAGGAGCCCGACGCCGCCGCTCCCGGCGCCACCACCTGA
- a CDS encoding UTRA domain-containing protein: MSGKRVSVNVVDGPVPKHRQLREILLAMIEGELVPDAPVPSERELVARFKVSRATVREAVGRLVAEGRLYRVRGKGTFVAAASIESQMHLSSFTEDMRRRGHKPSTVVLGADETAAPPPARAALGLDVTDRAYRIERLRSADGAPMAHEVSWLPAAPLPGLLERDLTSSVYSILAHDYGRVLDSAAQTVWAEGADPLRARLLRVPPAAPLLVFRKTSYAAGRPMEHVTSWYRADRYQVHMTLERTPTTGSAGAGPGHHL; the protein is encoded by the coding sequence ATGTCGGGAAAGAGGGTCTCCGTGAACGTGGTCGACGGACCGGTGCCCAAACACCGGCAACTGAGGGAGATCCTGCTCGCGATGATCGAGGGCGAGCTGGTGCCCGACGCGCCGGTGCCGTCCGAACGCGAGCTGGTGGCCCGCTTCAAGGTCAGCCGTGCCACAGTACGCGAGGCGGTCGGGCGCCTCGTTGCCGAGGGCCGCCTCTATCGCGTCCGCGGCAAGGGCACGTTCGTCGCGGCGGCCAGCATCGAGTCGCAGATGCACCTGTCCTCGTTCACCGAGGACATGCGCCGCCGCGGCCACAAGCCGTCGACGGTGGTGCTGGGCGCCGACGAGACCGCGGCGCCGCCGCCGGCCCGCGCCGCGCTCGGCCTGGACGTCACCGACCGCGCCTACCGGATCGAGCGGCTGCGCTCGGCCGACGGCGCACCGATGGCGCACGAGGTGTCCTGGCTGCCGGCCGCGCCGCTGCCAGGGCTGCTCGAGCGCGACCTCACCAGTTCCGTCTACTCGATCCTGGCCCACGACTACGGCCGCGTCCTCGACTCCGCCGCCCAGACGGTGTGGGCGGAGGGCGCCGACCCGCTGCGGGCCCGGCTGCTGCGCGTGCCGCCGGCCGCGCCGCTGCTGGTGTTCCGCAAGACGTCCTACGCCGCCGGACGGCCGATGGAGCACGTCACCTCGTGGTACCGCGCCGACCGGTACCAGGTGCACATGACGCTGGAACGCACCCCCACCACGGGCTCGGCAGGCGCCGGGCCTGGACACCACCTGTAG
- a CDS encoding PTS transporter subunit EIIC, producing MSAVTATATGKRGFPGLAVLQRIGRSLMLPIAVLPAAALLLRLGSNDMLGGEPGTVPEGLPAGLAQYDGLHWLQPVSEVVGAAGAGIFNNLPLIFALGVAIGFARKADGSTALAAVVGYLVYKSVTDAMSPHVLDRAAEGETQELINFGVLGGIIMGLTAALLWQRFYRIKLPPYLAFFGGRRFVPIITALVAIFIAVGMSFLYKPFNDGLTNLGEWVTENDVLGGGLYGFFNRLLIPLGLHHILNSFPWFQLGEYTPPGGEAVQGDILRFLNGDPTAGAFMTGFFPIMMFALPAAALAIWQTAKPAQKKIVGGIMLGAALTSFLTGVTEPLEFSFLFVAFPLYFIHAILTGTALALTNALDIRDGFGFSAGFIDYAINFRIAEKPLLLIVIGLGYAVVYYFLFRWVITKWNLRTPGREDDEAAVEASLGEEAAALVEEEEKVPAGAPAPAPATADLGASPDGPSPGVPPAPEPPAGPSSNGEPK from the coding sequence ATGAGCGCGGTGACCGCCACCGCGACCGGGAAGCGCGGCTTCCCCGGCCTCGCGGTGCTGCAGCGCATCGGCCGCAGCCTCATGCTGCCGATCGCCGTCCTGCCGGCCGCGGCCCTGCTGCTGCGCCTCGGTTCGAACGACATGCTCGGTGGCGAGCCCGGTACGGTGCCGGAGGGCCTGCCCGCCGGTCTGGCGCAGTACGACGGGCTGCACTGGCTGCAGCCGGTGTCCGAGGTCGTGGGGGCGGCCGGAGCGGGCATCTTCAACAACCTGCCGCTGATCTTCGCGCTCGGCGTCGCGATCGGCTTCGCCCGCAAGGCCGACGGCTCGACGGCGCTGGCCGCCGTGGTCGGCTACCTGGTCTACAAGAGCGTGACCGACGCGATGTCGCCGCACGTTCTCGACCGGGCGGCCGAGGGCGAGACCCAGGAACTGATCAACTTCGGCGTGCTCGGCGGCATCATCATGGGTCTCACCGCGGCGCTGCTGTGGCAGCGGTTCTACCGCATCAAGCTCCCGCCGTACCTGGCCTTCTTCGGCGGCCGCCGGTTCGTGCCGATCATCACCGCCCTGGTGGCGATCTTCATCGCCGTCGGCATGAGCTTCCTCTACAAGCCGTTCAACGACGGGCTGACGAACCTCGGCGAGTGGGTCACCGAGAACGACGTGCTCGGCGGCGGGCTGTACGGGTTCTTCAACCGGCTGCTGATCCCGCTCGGCCTGCACCACATCCTCAACTCGTTCCCGTGGTTCCAGCTGGGCGAGTACACCCCGCCGGGTGGTGAGGCGGTCCAGGGCGACATCCTGCGCTTCCTCAACGGCGACCCGACCGCGGGCGCGTTCATGACCGGCTTCTTCCCGATCATGATGTTCGCTCTCCCGGCCGCCGCGCTGGCCATCTGGCAGACCGCCAAGCCCGCGCAGAAGAAGATCGTCGGCGGCATCATGCTCGGCGCCGCGCTGACCTCGTTCCTCACCGGCGTCACCGAGCCGCTGGAGTTCTCGTTCCTGTTCGTCGCGTTCCCGCTGTACTTCATCCACGCGATCCTGACGGGCACGGCGTTGGCGCTCACCAACGCGCTGGACATCCGCGACGGGTTCGGTTTCTCGGCCGGCTTCATCGACTACGCGATCAACTTCCGCATCGCGGAGAAACCGCTGTTGTTGATCGTGATCGGCCTGGGCTACGCGGTGGTCTACTACTTCCTGTTCCGCTGGGTCATCACCAAGTGGAACCTGCGCACGCCGGGCCGCGAGGACGACGAGGCGGCGGTCGAGGCCTCGCTCGGCGAAGAGGCCGCGGCGCTCGTCGAGGAGGAGGAGAAGGTTCCGGCCGGCGCGCCGGCGCCCGCTCCCGCCACGGCGGATCTCGGGGCATCACCGGACGGTCCGTCGCCGGGTGTGCCCCCGGCACCCGAACCGCCGGCGGGGCCGTCGTCGAACGGCGAGCCGAAGTAA
- the ptsP gene encoding phosphoenolpyruvate--protein phosphotransferase has product MAVISGVGVSSGRAAGPVVRMPDPVGEPPAGATLPDGADVAAEGARIAAAAEQVRADLERRAAAAHGDGVAVLEATALMAADPTLVTAAQKKLSDGTSAPRAVWDAAAEVQAMLESLGGYMAERARDVADVRDRIVAVLDGRPAPGVPERAEPFVLVAHDLAPADTATLDPATCLALVTEGGGPTSHTAILARALGLPAVVAAAGILDVAEDTVVLVDGGAGTIQPDPPDDVVAQVRAAAARVLTFDGTGRTSDGHRVQLLANVGDPKGAAAAAEAGAEGVGLFRTEFCFLDRAEEPSVDEQVAQYTAVLAPFAGKKVVVRTLDAGADKPLPFLTDASEANPALGVRGYRTAWRHPEVLDHQLEAIARAGEASGAEVWVMAPMISTPAEAADFVARAATFGLATAGVMVEVPALALTPDHLMAKVAFASLGTNDLTQYTMAADRLLGDLAELSDGWQPAVLRLVHLTAEAGLQAERPVGVCGEAAADPALAVVLTGLGVTSLSMTARAIPDVAATLLSVTRAECVRLAELALSAPDAKAARAAVHAELPPLG; this is encoded by the coding sequence GTGGCAGTGATCAGCGGTGTGGGTGTCAGTTCCGGACGAGCGGCAGGACCGGTGGTCCGGATGCCGGACCCGGTGGGCGAGCCGCCGGCCGGCGCGACGTTGCCCGACGGCGCCGACGTCGCGGCCGAGGGCGCCCGCATCGCCGCGGCGGCCGAGCAGGTCCGCGCCGACCTCGAGCGGCGGGCGGCGGCTGCACACGGCGACGGCGTCGCGGTGCTGGAGGCGACGGCGCTGATGGCGGCCGACCCGACGCTGGTCACGGCCGCACAGAAGAAGCTGTCCGACGGCACGTCGGCGCCCCGCGCGGTGTGGGACGCGGCGGCCGAGGTGCAGGCGATGCTCGAGTCGCTGGGCGGGTACATGGCCGAGCGGGCCCGCGACGTCGCCGACGTCCGCGACCGCATCGTCGCCGTGCTCGACGGCCGGCCGGCGCCTGGGGTGCCCGAGCGGGCCGAGCCGTTCGTCCTGGTGGCGCACGATCTCGCCCCGGCCGACACAGCGACGCTGGACCCGGCGACCTGCCTGGCGCTGGTGACCGAGGGCGGCGGGCCGACGTCGCACACGGCGATCCTGGCCCGGGCGCTCGGCCTGCCCGCCGTCGTCGCCGCGGCCGGGATCCTGGACGTCGCCGAGGACACCGTCGTGCTGGTCGACGGCGGCGCCGGGACGATCCAGCCGGACCCGCCGGACGACGTCGTCGCGCAGGTCCGGGCCGCGGCCGCCCGGGTGCTGACGTTCGACGGCACCGGCCGCACGTCCGACGGCCACCGCGTGCAGCTGCTGGCCAATGTCGGCGACCCGAAGGGCGCCGCGGCCGCCGCTGAGGCCGGCGCCGAGGGCGTCGGGCTGTTCCGCACCGAGTTCTGCTTCCTCGACCGCGCCGAGGAGCCGTCCGTCGACGAGCAGGTCGCGCAGTACACGGCCGTGCTGGCGCCGTTCGCCGGCAAGAAGGTAGTGGTCCGGACGCTCGACGCGGGCGCGGACAAGCCGCTGCCGTTCCTCACCGACGCGTCCGAGGCGAACCCGGCGCTGGGCGTGCGCGGCTATCGCACCGCGTGGCGGCATCCGGAGGTGCTCGACCACCAGCTCGAGGCCATCGCGCGGGCGGGTGAGGCGTCCGGCGCCGAGGTGTGGGTGATGGCGCCGATGATCTCCACGCCCGCCGAGGCCGCCGACTTCGTCGCCCGCGCCGCCACGTTCGGCCTCGCGACCGCCGGGGTCATGGTCGAGGTGCCGGCGCTCGCGCTGACCCCCGACCACCTGATGGCGAAGGTGGCGTTCGCCAGCCTCGGCACCAACGACCTCACCCAGTACACGATGGCGGCCGACCGCCTGCTCGGCGACCTGGCCGAGCTGAGCGACGGGTGGCAGCCGGCCGTGCTGCGGCTGGTGCACCTGACGGCCGAGGCGGGCCTGCAGGCGGAGCGTCCGGTCGGCGTCTGCGGCGAGGCCGCGGCCGACCCAGCCCTCGCCGTCGTGCTGACCGGCCTCGGCGTGACCAGCCTGTCGATGACGGCGCGCGCCATCCCCGACGTCGCGGCCACGCTGCTCTCCGTCACGCGCGCCGAGTGCGTGCGGCTGGCCGAGCTGGCGCTGTCCGCGCCCGACGCGAAGGCCGCCCGCGCCGCCGTCCACGCGGAGCTGCCGCCGCTGGGCTGA
- a CDS encoding ROK family transcriptional regulator, with translation MTGTTAGQILQLVRSGEVSTRRELLEQTGLSRSTLTQRLAMLTAAGYLSEAAAQHSGVAGRPAKGLSFVDTDKYVLTADLGATHARLALQDVAGAILAESTSRIRIQDGPDPVLTAVLEGFAALLASAGPAARDGLCGIGIGVPGPVNVATKRLQQPPIMPGWDDHPVTTVFEERFGVPALIDNDANLMGLGEARRYHPDVPSLLYVKVGTGIGAGLIIGGRPERGIAGGAGDIGHIRIAHPVAGAVCACGANGCLAAHASGGALVRQLADRGIAAETPTDVARLVQAGNADAIALVRTAGQLVGEVLATAVALLNPGVLVIGGSMALTHEHFLIGVRESLYERTVPLATRDLTITASALQDRAAIEGARIMVVDHVFSAAAVDARLGAA, from the coding sequence ATGACGGGCACGACGGCAGGGCAGATCCTGCAGCTGGTCCGCTCCGGCGAGGTGAGCACCCGCCGCGAGCTGCTGGAGCAGACCGGGCTGTCCCGGTCGACGCTGACCCAGCGGCTGGCCATGCTGACGGCGGCGGGCTACCTGAGCGAGGCGGCCGCGCAGCACTCCGGCGTCGCCGGGCGGCCGGCGAAGGGCCTGTCGTTCGTCGACACCGACAAGTACGTGCTGACCGCCGACCTCGGTGCGACGCACGCGCGGCTGGCGCTGCAGGACGTCGCCGGGGCGATCCTGGCCGAGAGCACCAGCCGCATCCGCATCCAGGACGGCCCGGACCCGGTACTGACGGCGGTGCTGGAAGGGTTCGCGGCGCTGCTCGCGTCGGCCGGTCCGGCGGCCCGCGACGGCCTGTGCGGCATCGGCATCGGCGTGCCCGGGCCGGTGAACGTCGCGACGAAGCGGCTGCAGCAGCCGCCGATCATGCCCGGCTGGGACGACCACCCGGTGACGACGGTGTTCGAGGAGCGGTTCGGGGTGCCCGCCCTGATCGACAACGACGCCAACCTCATGGGGCTCGGTGAGGCCCGGCGCTACCACCCGGACGTGCCGAGCCTGCTCTACGTCAAGGTCGGGACGGGTATCGGCGCCGGGCTGATCATCGGCGGACGGCCGGAGCGCGGCATCGCGGGCGGCGCAGGCGACATCGGCCACATCCGCATCGCCCACCCGGTCGCCGGTGCGGTCTGCGCGTGCGGCGCCAACGGCTGCCTGGCCGCGCACGCGAGCGGCGGCGCGCTGGTCCGGCAGCTCGCCGACCGCGGCATCGCGGCCGAGACCCCCACCGACGTCGCCCGCCTGGTGCAGGCCGGCAACGCCGACGCGATCGCGCTGGTGCGCACCGCCGGCCAGCTGGTCGGCGAGGTGCTGGCGACGGCGGTGGCGCTGCTCAACCCGGGCGTGCTGGTGATCGGCGGGTCGATGGCGCTGACCCACGAGCACTTCCTCATCGGCGTGCGCGAGTCGCTGTACGAGCGGACGGTGCCGCTGGCCACCCGCGACCTCACCATCACGGCGTCGGCCCTGCAGGACCGCGCCGCCATCGAAGGCGCCCGCATCATGGTCGTCGACCACGTCTTCTCCGCCGCCGCCGTCGACGCCCGCCTCGGCGCCGCATGA
- a CDS encoding carbohydrate ABC transporter permease yields the protein MRVVTIVGLALVTIVPFLYMLVLSVRPIAEVLLEPGRLWVSPSEVTADTYREVLTSVDDGGQGFLRYMGNSALVATVTVVVTLVASILGAYAVSRLAFRGRGASGFLFLIVYLFPPILLAIPLFVLFSQLSLRGNLLALAIVYVAQTVPVAIYMLRNYFSTIPVSLEEAALIDGCTRFGVIRRISLPLSMPSLIATGLYVFMIAWNEFLFALLFLVERRDNWTVSLGLSRLSGSIEVPTTVLMAGSVVLTLPIIALFFLAERMLVEGLTSGAEKG from the coding sequence TTGCGGGTGGTCACGATCGTCGGGCTGGCGCTGGTGACGATCGTGCCGTTCCTCTACATGCTGGTGCTGTCCGTGCGCCCGATCGCCGAGGTGCTGCTGGAGCCCGGCCGGCTGTGGGTGTCGCCGTCGGAGGTCACCGCCGACACCTACCGCGAGGTGCTGACGTCCGTCGACGACGGCGGCCAGGGGTTCCTGCGGTACATGGGCAACAGCGCGCTGGTGGCCACCGTGACCGTGGTGGTGACGCTGGTGGCGTCGATCCTCGGCGCCTACGCGGTGAGCCGGCTGGCCTTCCGCGGCCGCGGCGCGTCGGGCTTCCTGTTCCTCATCGTGTACCTGTTCCCGCCGATCCTGCTGGCGATCCCGCTGTTCGTGCTGTTCTCGCAGCTCAGTCTCCGCGGCAACCTACTGGCGCTGGCGATCGTCTACGTGGCGCAGACTGTGCCCGTGGCGATCTACATGCTGCGCAACTACTTCTCGACCATCCCGGTGTCGCTGGAGGAGGCGGCGCTGATCGACGGGTGCACGCGCTTCGGCGTCATCCGGCGCATCAGCCTGCCGCTGTCGATGCCGTCGCTGATCGCGACCGGGCTGTACGTGTTCATGATCGCGTGGAACGAGTTCCTGTTCGCGCTGCTGTTCCTGGTCGAGCGGCGCGACAACTGGACGGTCAGCCTCGGGCTGTCGCGGCTGTCCGGGTCGATCGAGGTGCCGACGACGGTGCTGATGGCCGGCTCGGTGGTGCTCACGCTGCCGATCATCGCGTTGTTCTTCCTGGCCGAGCGGATGCTCGTCGAGGGCCTCACCAGCGGCGCGGAGAAGGGATGA
- a CDS encoding carbohydrate ABC transporter permease, translated as MPRTDTLARQESRLAFRLISPTLLIVVVVVVLPVLWTISLAFQDVRLINLRDAGFFGEYSLDNFATVFGSSGFWSSLWTTVVYTVGATLGSIAIGLVAALALRKPFRGRGVLRAAMLLPYVAPVVAVTFVWSVALNPQFGIVNAWGTRFLGWDEPVPFLSQRDYTVGLFGVDVTVPLALLTVIAFEAWRYFPFAFLFLIARLQALPGELDEAAMVDGTSIWQRFRHITLPQLMPVIALLTILRFIFTFNKFDDVYLLTGGGAGTDVVSIRVYEFLTARTDIGAAAAQSLVLAGVLVVFIAVYLRTAAARGETS; from the coding sequence GTGCCGCGCACCGACACGCTGGCCCGCCAGGAGTCCCGGCTCGCGTTCCGGCTCATCTCGCCGACGCTGCTCATCGTGGTCGTCGTCGTGGTGCTGCCGGTGCTCTGGACGATCTCGCTGGCGTTCCAGGACGTCCGGCTGATCAACCTGCGCGACGCCGGGTTCTTCGGCGAGTACAGCCTGGACAACTTCGCGACAGTGTTCGGGTCGTCCGGGTTCTGGTCGTCGCTGTGGACGACGGTCGTGTACACCGTCGGTGCGACGCTCGGCTCGATCGCCATCGGGCTGGTCGCCGCGTTGGCCCTGCGCAAGCCGTTCCGCGGCCGCGGCGTGCTGCGCGCGGCGATGCTGCTGCCGTACGTCGCGCCCGTCGTCGCCGTGACGTTCGTGTGGTCGGTCGCGCTGAACCCGCAGTTCGGCATCGTCAACGCCTGGGGCACCCGGTTCCTGGGCTGGGACGAGCCGGTGCCGTTCCTGTCGCAGCGCGACTACACGGTCGGGCTGTTCGGGGTGGACGTGACGGTGCCGCTGGCGCTGCTGACGGTCATCGCGTTCGAGGCGTGGCGGTACTTCCCGTTCGCGTTCCTGTTCCTCATCGCCCGGCTGCAGGCGCTGCCCGGCGAGCTGGACGAGGCCGCCATGGTGGACGGGACGTCGATCTGGCAGCGGTTCCGCCACATCACGCTGCCGCAGCTGATGCCGGTGATCGCGCTGCTGACGATCCTGCGGTTCATCTTCACGTTCAACAAGTTCGACGACGTGTACCTGCTGACCGGCGGCGGCGCCGGCACCGACGTGGTGTCGATCCGGGTGTACGAGTTCCTGACCGCCCGCACCGACATCGGCGCCGCGGCCGCCCAGTCGCTGGTGCTGGCCGGCGTGCTGGTCGTCTTCATCGCCGTCTACCTGCGGACGGCCGCGGCCCGAGGGGAGACGTCGTGA